The nucleotide sequence TTTGATAGTGAGCATATCTATTTAAATACCAACGAACACCTAAGAGCAGATACAACTGTTCAAACTCCTGACGATCGTTTTATTGAAGAGTGTAGAAAAATGTACCCTCTTCATAAATATGAACGCCTTTCTCCGATCATGCATGATCTTAGAACGGTGAAATCTCAATATGAAATCGATGTGATGCAAAAAGCTTGTGATATCACTGAAAAAGGTTTCAGAAGAGTATTGGAATTTGTAAAACCAGGTGTGAAAGAATACGAAATTGAAGCTGAGGTAACTCATGAGTTTGTTCGTAATGGTTCTAGACGCCATGCATATACTCCAATTATTGCATCAGGTTTTAATGCATGTGTACTTCACTATATCGACAACGATCAGATCTGTCAGGATGGTGATTTACTATTAATGGACTTTGGTTGTGAATACGGTAACTATGCTTCTGATTTAACTCGTACCATCCCAGTAAATGGTAAGTTTACAGAGCGTCAAGCAGCTGTTTACAATGCAGTATTAAGAGTACATAAAGCGGCAGCAAAAATGCTTGTACCTGGTAATAACTTAGTAGATTACCATGTAGAAGTTGGTAAGTTGATGACAGAAGAGCTTATTGGTTTAGGGTTAATCTCTAAAGAAGATGTAGCTAACGAAGATCCAAAATGGCCTGCATACAAAAAGTATTTTATGCACGGTACATCTCATCATATTGGTGTTGATGTTCATGATTATGGACATAGATATAAAACTTTTGAAGCTGGAATGGTATTTACTGTTGAGCCAGGAATTTATATCCGCGAAGAAAACATGGGTATCAGAATCGAAAATGACTATGTGATTCAAGAATCAGGTGAACCATTCGATTTAATGAAGAATATTCCAATTGAAGTAAGTGATATCGAATCGATTATGGGCAAATAATCTAATCACACTTTAATAAAAAAAGCCTATTCAACAATTTTAGTTGAATAGGCTTTTTTATTGAATTTATATTCTACATGTAATAAAATGAATCAAAGAGTTTGTCTGATTTGACTCTCATTACTAATTCTTCATTTTCATCATACATCGAGATCACACAACTCACATTGTTTTCTTTCTGTATGTATTTTACTACTAGATGGAAATTATTGTCCAATTTATAATCTACATCTACTTCCTCTCCAAACTTAATATCAGACATATATTCCAATGTAAATACTTCTTTTGATTCTTTATTAGAATCCATAAGTATTAACTCATTACCATAAATGCTGATGTATTCTAAATCAAAAGTGGAAATGGGAGCATTATCTTCTAAGACATTTACTACTGGATGTTGTAATAAATAATACGGTTCTTCTGTAGAATTAAATTGTGAAATCACTTGTGAAAAACCGAAATGCTGTAAAAATATAAATGTAGTCAGCAACAAAAATTGTTTCATAATATCTTATAGTAAAATGTTCATCCTAAACGTATTATATCCAACGGTATCCATACGCTTAGAACATTCATAAAACAATCATAAACTATCAGATTACGAGCATATTATATTGAAACAAAAAAAGCACATACGTTTTAACGTACATGCTTTTAATATATTATGATGTTGAGATGAAATTAACTTTCAAACTCTTCCATATTAATTGCTTCTACTTTGTTTACTTCAGGAACAGCATTAACGATAGCTTGTTCAATTCCTGCTTTTAAAGTCATTGCTGACATTGGACAAGAACCACAAGCACCTAAAAGTTCAACTTTTGCAATGCCGTCTTCAGTAACTTCAACAACCTTTGCGTTCCCTCCATCAGCTTCTAAATAAGGACGAATCGTGTCCAAAGCTTTCTCTACTCTTTCTAATAGTGTTTGACTCATATATATAGTACCCAAAAGGTGGTTATTCTGTTTTAATTATTCCCAAGTTTTAATTTCTACTTTATCTGTCTCAGGAAGTTCTGCATTTCGAATAGCAACATTTCTTGCTAATTCTTCAGCTATTTTTACGAAGGCACCTCCAGCTGGGTTTCCTTCTTCCATTACTACTGGCACACCATCATCTCCGCCTTCACGAACACTTTGTACTAAAGGTACTTCACCAATAAATGGCACTTCATATCTTCTAGCAAAAGTTTTACCTCCGTCTTTACCAAATAAATAGTATTTATTTTCTGGTAATTCAGCAGGTGTAAAATAGGCCATGTTTTCTACAACACCCAAAATTGGAACGTTTACATCTTTTGAAGCAAACATCTTGTAACCACGAACTGCATCTGCAAGGGCTACTTTTTGTGGGGTAGTAACAATTACTGCTCCTGTTACTTTAGCTGTTTGAACTAATGATAAGTGAATATCACCTGTTCCTGGAGGAAGGTCAATTAAAAGGTAATCTAAGTCTCCCCAATCCGTATCCATAAAGAACTGACGAATTGCAGAACTTGCCATTGGTCCTCTCCATACCACAGCATTATCAGGAGGAGTTAAGAAACCAATAGAAAGTAATTTCACACCATACTTTTCGATTGGGATAATTACATTCTTTCCGTCTCTTACGACTACACCAGGCTGGGCATTTTCACAATTAAACATGGTAGGAATAGAAGGTCCATAGATATCAGCATCCATAACACCTACTTTTGCTCCTGTTTCTGCTAATGCTAATGCTAGGTTAGCAGTAACAGTTGATTTACCTACACCACCTTTACCAGATGATACAGCTATTACGTTTTTAACTCCTGGTAAAACAGGACCTTTCTGTTGTAATGAAGTTACTTCGGCAGTCATATTTACAGTGATCTCAAGATCCTCTGCAACATCTCTTTTAATCGCATCTTCACAACGTTGACGAATAAGCTCTTTTAATGGACAAGCAGGAGTAGTTAATACTACAGTAAAAGATACTTTATTTCCTTCAACTTCTACGTCACGTATCATGTTCAACGTAACTAAATCCTTCTTTAAATCCGGCTCTTCAACAGTGGATAAAGCCTTTAATATATCTTCTTGCGTGTAAGCCATGCTAATGTTCTATTCCTTTGCAGTTTAATTACCACAAAATTAACACAAAACAATTTGTAAACCTTACCTTTATTTAGATTTATTCTGTTTAAACAACAATAATTTATTTGGATACAGGCGAATAGGTCGTTTTTTGATTAAAATATTGCGTTGGTGTTTTACCTGTTTCTTTTTTGAAAGCTCTATTAAATGCTGTTTTGGAATTAAAACCAACGTTATACGCATGTCCCAAATAAGTAAGTTCTTGAGCTTCGTCTGAAAGCACTTCTTTTACAAATGCTTCCACTCTATAACCATTAATGTAATCATAGAAGTTCTTATTATACCCTTCGTTAATCACTTTAGATAAATCGTGAGTATTTGTATTTAATGTTCTAGCTAGATCCGGTAACGTTAAGCGAGGGTTTGTATACAAATACTTTGTTTTCATTTCCTCTGCTAAGGCATCTTTAATCTCAATTAATTCCGGTGTTAGCCCTTCTGCTTTTTTCTCAGGTTTAACCTCTTCGGTGGTATTCTCTTTTATTGGTAGTTTATCTAATGACAACACTTCAGAAACTCTTAATATTTCAGGCTGATTCATAGCATAATATCCCATCACAAAAGAAATACAAGCAATGATTAACCATAACGTATCTGTAAGTAATTCAACTAATGGCAAAGTATCCATAGATAACATTTCGCCTATTCCACCTACAACATATAGAATTACCCAAATACATAAACATGCAGCATATACTGTCATTACACCATTTAGATAATTAAGGTTTCTATCTTCAGATAAAACCTCTACACTATTTCTTTCTTGCTGTAATAATACATGGCGACATTTCCACCAATAATATGCATTAAAAATTAGCCCCAAACCTCCTACAACTTTAAAAATCCAATTAAGATCATAGTTAACAATTGCATCAATAAAGTCATCTTTCGGCATGGCTAACAAAGGTGAGTATACTGTAAGCTGTATAAAAAACGGTGCTAAACCTTTAAAATAATCTTTAGAAGATACACTTTCTGTAACTATCAATTGATTAATGTATAAATAGAATATTGGTCCGTATAAAAACAGAATCAACTCAGGCATTAAATACATTTTTGGTAGTTGCTGGAAGAAGTCTCTATAATACATTCCTACCTTAGAAATCAATGCCACTGAAGTGATAAAAATTAAAGTAGCTAACACTACGTTAGCAGCTCTGTTATTGGCCTGAATTCCAAACATGGATAAGATCAATACTATTCCTTGAAAAGCTCCAAGCAGTAATAAGAACATGTATGGAGTCATGGTGTTTCCTGAAAGATCTTCCCAACTTTTTACTTTGATATCATAACGCCAGCCTTCTTCTTTTATATTGACATGTCGGTTGATAATTGCTCTACCATTTGCTCTACCTTCTACAGACTCCCAAGAACCTCTTGTGACTTTGTAATCAAACTCATGTAATCCTAAAGGTAAAGTGAGGGTATAAGTTCCATCGGGTTGCAAAGACATTTTACTTTCATGATCTCTTGGATTCCAATTATTGAAATCTCCTGCTAAATACAATGTTGCATCATAGGGTGTTGACTCGGGAACTGAAGTGACTACTACCTTAACTCTATTGAGGTATTTCTTCGCCATATCTTGCCAAGACAAGATAACTACATCTATGTTTTCTGGCCCTTCTGGATCGAACCATCTATTTTGTTTGATTTCTCCGATATCATTTCCTTCTACAGTTTCCCAAGAACCTCTTGTAAATTTATACTGGAAGGGTTGATCTCTCCATGGTATTTCTATAAAATACTCATCATTTTTATTTTTCTTTAGCTGGAATTTTTCATCACTAGGCTCCCAATTATTGTAAGAGGTAACTAAATAAATTGCGGAGTTTTCTGGTGTGTAATCTGGAAGATGTTTTACTGTTAAAATAATTCGATCTTCTGCAGTCACATAAGTTGAGGTGAAAAATAAAGTAGAAAATACGAGAGTGAACGTAAAATGGAATATTGTAGTTAATCTTTTCATTCAAAAAGTACCGTTAGTTTCAAAAAAGACAAGAGGATGTGTTGTTATTTCATTTCCAAAATGTTACACAATTTAAGCTTTTCTTTGGTATTGTTTCAAAAGATTTCCGATAAATAATTATTAGATGTGATAATTACATGAATAATTTAATAAAACAGTCTTTTGAGTAACTCTTAACAACGTAAAATATTACAATACAAGACCTTCCATAATCATGGTAAATAAAAAAGAGTGCACAGAAAAATTCCGTACACTCTTCAGCTATTACTTCTTAATGATTTTCTTGGTTATGAGTTCATCATTCAAACTCATCCTTATGATATAGACTCCTGTCGTGAAATCTTTCATATCTAATTGGAAAACATGAGCACCTTGTGCTACATTGTTATATTCTTTCTTTTCTAATAAATGACCATTCAGGTCATACATAAATAATGCAATATCTTGAGCAAATGGTAATTTTAATTTTACCGATAACTCGTGGTCTACCATTGTTGGAAAAACGTTTAATTCAATTTCTTCTTCCAATGGTAAAGCAGTGATTAATCTAGCACCACTATCTTCTGGATTAGTATTGTACCAAACGCCATCTTTATACCAACCTTCTATATCTCTGAATAGATCAGAAGTTTGTGAACCACTACCATTATGAAATAGAAGATTTGCTGATGTAGCTCCCTCAATAGTATAACGGTACCATCCGTTTCCTTCTGAAATCATATTCTCTCCAGGCCATGCACTTGCATCACCATTTGAAGCGTTCCAGTAATGAATTTTTGTAGCATCACCCCAACCACTTTTAAAATGAACTGTTAACCCTGTTGGGTCTACAGGTTTAACATCGTACCATTGACCATTTCGGTACCATCCATCTTTATCTCTTGACAAATCTGCAGACTTGTAACCTGAGTTATTATGAAAAAGTAAATTTACAGAAGTGACATTTGATGGAAATTCAAAATACCACCATCCATCTGTACCGGCGGTTAGACTTACTCCTGGCCAAGTTGTAGAAGCAATACTTCCAACTGGCTCAGCATTCCAATAATGAATCAATGGATTCTCAGCTCCTTGGAAATATACTTTGAAACCACCAATAACTTCTTCAACAGTGTAAGTAGTAGACTGTACCTCTGAAACGTTTCCAGCGTCATCCTGTGCAAAAGCTTTCACTGTATGTTGTCCAACCTCAGTTAAAGTAATTTCAACCGTTCCATTACCTGACAAAGAAGAAGTAGTTGGTGAACTACCATCAATTGTATAGAAAATCTGCGGTGAAGTTGTTCTATTATCACTTGCTGTGATTGTCACTACTCCTTGACCTGAAAAAGATGAGGAAGGAGTCATACCTAAAGTAGGTGAAGTAGTATCTTCTCCAATTTCAACCCATACCCCATTGTCATATCCTTTACCTTCATTTCCACAAGTAGATAAATCACCTGTCTGAGCACTTCCCGAGTTATTAAAAATAACATTCGAACATGTACCTCCTTCAATTGTAATTTTTTTCCAACCTGAACCCAATTCTGAAGCATCTTCTAAGGCAATACCCGGCCATTGTACAGGATTTGCTTCTGTTACAACACCACCTTCTTCAACATCCCAATAATAGATATGTGTATAGTTCTTCACATAAACTATATGAGTTGAGATTTGTCTGAATGTAAATGTTGCTTCAACTTCTGAACTTGTTCCTACCTCATTGACTGCAATTGCCTTAACTGTTACTTCATCCAATTCACTTCCAGTGATCGCTATACTACCTTGGTAAACAGATGATGACGTTGTTGGTGTTGTTCCATCTATCGTATAATAGATAATACCATCATTTGTAGCTGAAATACCTACTGAGACATTCCCTTCTGGGTAATTTCCTCCATTTGGAGAAATAGCAACTGTTGGAGGTTGTTCTCCTGGACAATTTCCGGGACAAGTATCTGTCCATTGACCATCTTTATACCAGCCATCTCTATCTCTTGAAAGGTCATCTGATTGTGCTCCTCCATTATCATTGAATACTATACCCGTTGATAAGGCAGTTACAGTAGCATGGTACCAGCCTTCACCTATTGGCGTCATACTGACTCCCGGCCAAACAGTATCCTCGGTAACACCCACAGGAGTAGCATCAAAATGATGCATATTGGCATTACCCCAAGCAGCGGGCTTATAATAGTAGATGTTGATAGGGTCGATCTGACCAATAGCGTATTTTTTCGAAGCTGAACCAGACCTCCCTTCTGCATTTACTGCTACTGCTGTAACTGTTGCAGAAGCTGTTAGATCAAATGAAGCAGTGTAAACATTCCAATTTAAATAATTAGATGCATCTGCATTCTCTTCAGTTGTATAGTAAATAGTAGGGTTAGGATCATCCGCATCGACTGCAGAAATTGATACCGTAATACTATTCGGATCATATTGTGAATCTGGAGATATACTTACAACTGGACGAGATACAAATACATAATTACGATTATACAATAGTATAATTCCTTCTGCATCTGCAGTAAATTGAACCTTACCATTAGTTACAACATCAGTTGCTCCAGTGTAGTGATCCACAATAGTATCTCCTTCCATGTAATAATCTCCAACATTGAATTCAACATTTCCTGAGGCTCCAACTGCTACTATTACTCGATCTGCAATACTCTTTTCTTGGTTATTGTAATCTCTTACAAATGTATATGGTGCATCCCCAATTTTTTGATGGGTACCAGCTCCTACTGCTGGGTGATCTCTACGGAACGTTCCTAATTTCTTCCACACTTCATGTTGAGCATTATCAAAATTACCCCAGTTCATGTCTGAACGAGTATTTTGCTCTTCATCAGCCCAATTACCACTAGGTCTACCCGATTCATCACCATAGAAAATCTGAATACCACCTGGTAATAATAAGAAAGCAGGAGCTGCAGCTTTCAAGCTATTTCTATCAAATAATGGAGCAACATCATGCGATGACAAATAACTTAAAGAGTTCCACGTTGGATCATCATTAATTGTCGCATATTCTGTAAATAAAGATTCTAATGAAGAAGCATCTCTACTTTTTACTCTAGCATCATTTTTTAAGTTAAAATTGATTACAGAGTTAAACTCACCTACAGTATGGTACTCTGATTTGTTCTTACCATGCCCCCATACTTCGGCTGTCATCCAAAATTCCTCATCATCCATAGCCTGATCAGGATGTTCAGCTTTCCAATCTTTCAATGCTGCGATAGCATATTGCTTTAACCTTGACCACCTCTCTAATTCAACATGCTTTGCTGTATCTATTCTGAAACCATCAATACCATATTTTCTCACCCAATCCGTCAACCAGAATATCATATAGTTTGACACTACTCTTGGTAGACCTGTTTTATTAAAGAAGGCGTCTAATTCCGCCGTTTTTTGACTAAGTGTTCCTTCTTGAGACCATTTATTGACAAGAATTGGAGGAATATTGACCGGTGCAATATCTTCTGTTTTCAAATCAGGTAAGAAACCCACACAATTATCAATTCCTCCGCCTGAAGAACAGTCATCGTACCCTTCAATATCCGGATGACGCATCCAATCAGAACCCCAATAGTTTGTCATCCAAGTACCACCATTTGCGTAATTAATAAACTTCTCATGATACGAATGCCAAGATTCGCTACCTGACGGCTGCCAAGATCTCCATGCCGGATCTACAGTACCATAATTGTACTGCTCCATATCATGCATCGTTACGTATCCTGTATGGTTCATAACCACATCCACTACAATACGGATTCCTCTGCTATGTGCTTCATCAATAAACTCTTGAAAGTCTGCTTCAGTACCCATGTTCTGATCAATTTCTGTCCAGTCCATTGCATAGTACCCATGGTAACCATAGTGTCTGAATGAACCATCAGAACTACCACCAACCCATCCATGCATTTGCTCTACTGGAGAAGTAATCCAGATAGCATTGACACCAATCGATTCAAAGTAACCTTCTTTTAGCTTGGCTGTCATACCTTTCAAATCACCTCCATGAAATTCACCAGCAGACGAATCGTCAGTATAACCTTGTCCATTACCATTCATTCCTCTACCATAAGAATTATTATTTGATGGATCGCCATCATAGAAACGGTCGGTCATAGTGAAGTATACCGTTGCATTATCCCAAGTAAAACCTGAAGTTTTTGCAATTGGCTTATCATCTTCTATAATATCATTCTTGCTATAAGTTGCCGTAATTACTTCTGATGTATTTTCTCCAAAAACCGCTAAAGCTTTTACTGTAGTTGTCTCAGTAATTATGATTGGGGATGTATAACTTTCTGATGATGAACTAGGCGTTGTTCCATCCAAAGTATAA is from Flammeovirga agarivorans and encodes:
- a CDS encoding aminopeptidase P family protein gives rise to the protein MRYDKIDQNLFIENRKRFVERLKPNSVAVFNSNDIMPTSADGTMPFIQHTDIFYLSGIDQEKSILVINPDAKDPAHREILFLIETNEEIAIWEGAKLTKEQATEVSGIETVFWLSEFNTIFKGLVFDSEHIYLNTNEHLRADTTVQTPDDRFIEECRKMYPLHKYERLSPIMHDLRTVKSQYEIDVMQKACDITEKGFRRVLEFVKPGVKEYEIEAEVTHEFVRNGSRRHAYTPIIASGFNACVLHYIDNDQICQDGDLLLMDFGCEYGNYASDLTRTIPVNGKFTERQAAVYNAVLRVHKAAAKMLVPGNNLVDYHVEVGKLMTEELIGLGLISKEDVANEDPKWPAYKKYFMHGTSHHIGVDVHDYGHRYKTFEAGMVFTVEPGIYIREENMGIRIENDYVIQESGEPFDLMKNIPIEVSDIESIMGK
- a CDS encoding NifU family protein; amino-acid sequence: MSQTLLERVEKALDTIRPYLEADGGNAKVVEVTEDGIAKVELLGACGSCPMSAMTLKAGIEQAIVNAVPEVNKVEAINMEEFES
- a CDS encoding Mrp/NBP35 family ATP-binding protein, which translates into the protein MAYTQEDILKALSTVEEPDLKKDLVTLNMIRDVEVEGNKVSFTVVLTTPACPLKELIRQRCEDAIKRDVAEDLEITVNMTAEVTSLQQKGPVLPGVKNVIAVSSGKGGVGKSTVTANLALALAETGAKVGVMDADIYGPSIPTMFNCENAQPGVVVRDGKNVIIPIEKYGVKLLSIGFLTPPDNAVVWRGPMASSAIRQFFMDTDWGDLDYLLIDLPPGTGDIHLSLVQTAKVTGAVIVTTPQKVALADAVRGYKMFASKDVNVPILGVVENMAYFTPAELPENKYYLFGKDGGKTFARRYEVPFIGEVPLVQSVREGGDDGVPVVMEEGNPAGGAFVKIAEELARNVAIRNAELPETDKVEIKTWE
- a CDS encoding helix-turn-helix domain-containing protein, which codes for MKRLTTIFHFTFTLVFSTLFFTSTYVTAEDRIILTVKHLPDYTPENSAIYLVTSYNNWEPSDEKFQLKKNKNDEYFIEIPWRDQPFQYKFTRGSWETVEGNDIGEIKQNRWFDPEGPENIDVVILSWQDMAKKYLNRVKVVVTSVPESTPYDATLYLAGDFNNWNPRDHESKMSLQPDGTYTLTLPLGLHEFDYKVTRGSWESVEGRANGRAIINRHVNIKEEGWRYDIKVKSWEDLSGNTMTPYMFLLLLGAFQGIVLILSMFGIQANNRAANVVLATLIFITSVALISKVGMYYRDFFQQLPKMYLMPELILFLYGPIFYLYINQLIVTESVSSKDYFKGLAPFFIQLTVYSPLLAMPKDDFIDAIVNYDLNWIFKVVGGLGLIFNAYYWWKCRHVLLQQERNSVEVLSEDRNLNYLNGVMTVYAACLCIWVILYVVGGIGEMLSMDTLPLVELLTDTLWLIIACISFVMGYYAMNQPEILRVSEVLSLDKLPIKENTTEEVKPEKKAEGLTPELIEIKDALAEEMKTKYLYTNPRLTLPDLARTLNTNTHDLSKVINEGYNKNFYDYINGYRVEAFVKEVLSDEAQELTYLGHAYNVGFNSKTAFNRAFKKETGKTPTQYFNQKTTYSPVSK
- a CDS encoding starch-binding protein — its product is MKKLTKGVIGMLCYLLCLSYQSAFAQQADGTEVYLQGFHWESADAEKMDWWANLDSKVTAIKAADIDGVWLPPSSDAADRAGYLPRKWYDLNSNYGTQQELIDLIAHLKSEGIISIADIVINHRVGCTNWADFCEPALGCNAITQDDEVNEQFPGQGCGDWDTGTPYSAARDINHNDNETRQAIKDWMNWLISDIGYAGWRYDFVHGFGAGFFAEYNNATSPYISIGENWTGDTQAIVNWMDGAQGTSTAFDFPLKFALHEAMTGNYGALNNGGKMPGIAGVWPQNSVTFLENHDTEPVRQGDHPGSAFPNDPSSNSQILQGYAYILTHAGSPMVFYSHLFEYGLYDDIANMVALRKANGIHSTSAVSIQQADGSGYAAIIDDKVAVRLGNTNWSPSGSGWVLQSDGLNYAIWDKGTGVNQSPIVTINPQVSQSDNPLEVELTVSDDRDTQLDIFYTLDGTTPSVSSTKYNGTFMLASTTTVKAISFDADGRSGYDEKKFYIGEQLPEMSVYVRKPSGWGTLYAHHWAAVPAGVVDDTEWPGVTMQKVDGTASWYKITLAGAESASFVFHDYNANQDEDVTISGSSWYDGGVVTSTCPGDCPPIDEDVTVEVNIAPSSTSFDNQIEVALSGTQGATIHYTLDGTTPSSSSESYTSPIIITETTTVKALAVFGENTSEVITATYSKNDIIEDDKPIAKTSGFTWDNATVYFTMTDRFYDGDPSNNNSYGRGMNGNGQGYTDDSSAGEFHGGDLKGMTAKLKEGYFESIGVNAIWITSPVEQMHGWVGGSSDGSFRHYGYHGYYAMDWTEIDQNMGTEADFQEFIDEAHSRGIRIVVDVVMNHTGYVTMHDMEQYNYGTVDPAWRSWQPSGSESWHSYHEKFINYANGGTWMTNYWGSDWMRHPDIEGYDDCSSGGGIDNCVGFLPDLKTEDIAPVNIPPILVNKWSQEGTLSQKTAELDAFFNKTGLPRVVSNYMIFWLTDWVRKYGIDGFRIDTAKHVELERWSRLKQYAIAALKDWKAEHPDQAMDDEEFWMTAEVWGHGKNKSEYHTVGEFNSVINFNLKNDARVKSRDASSLESLFTEYATINDDPTWNSLSYLSSHDVAPLFDRNSLKAAAPAFLLLPGGIQIFYGDESGRPSGNWADEEQNTRSDMNWGNFDNAQHEVWKKLGTFRRDHPAVGAGTHQKIGDAPYTFVRDYNNQEKSIADRVIVAVGASGNVEFNVGDYYMEGDTIVDHYTGATDVVTNGKVQFTADAEGIILLYNRNYVFVSRPVVSISPDSQYDPNSITVSISAVDADDPNPTIYYTTEENADASNYLNWNVYTASFDLTASATVTAVAVNAEGRSGSASKKYAIGQIDPINIYYYKPAAWGNANMHHFDATPVGVTEDTVWPGVSMTPIGEGWYHATVTALSTGIVFNDNGGAQSDDLSRDRDGWYKDGQWTDTCPGNCPGEQPPTVAISPNGGNYPEGNVSVGISATNDGIIYYTIDGTTPTTSSSVYQGSIAITGSELDEVTVKAIAVNEVGTSSEVEATFTFRQISTHIVYVKNYTHIYYWDVEEGGVVTEANPVQWPGIALEDASELGSGWKKITIEGGTCSNVIFNNSGSAQTGDLSTCGNEGKGYDNGVWVEIGEDTTSPTLGMTPSSSFSGQGVVTITASDNRTTSPQIFYTIDGSSPTTSSLSGNGTVEITLTEVGQHTVKAFAQDDAGNVSEVQSTTYTVEEVIGGFKVYFQGAENPLIHYWNAEPVGSIASTTWPGVSLTAGTDGWWYFEFPSNVTSVNLLFHNNSGYKSADLSRDKDGWYRNGQWYDVKPVDPTGLTVHFKSGWGDATKIHYWNASNGDASAWPGENMISEGNGWYRYTIEGATSANLLFHNGSGSQTSDLFRDIEGWYKDGVWYNTNPEDSGARLITALPLEEEIELNVFPTMVDHELSVKLKLPFAQDIALFMYDLNGHLLEKKEYNNVAQGAHVFQLDMKDFTTGVYIIRMSLNDELITKKIIKK